A genomic stretch from Caulobacter sp. FWC2 includes:
- a CDS encoding TIGR02281 family clan AA aspartic protease produces MLRFAAIALVGALSAVGAAKAVVSLDDLRHPELRAPSAAAATLGGAEGGAAQLTKDRDGHFWAQGNVDGKAVRFLVDTGATAVSLSMADAQRLGIDTSKLNYDYNVITADGRTRAASVKLATVAIAGAKVRDVDALVIEKGLENSLLGMSYLGRLSRFEATPTSLILHP; encoded by the coding sequence ATGTTGAGGTTCGCGGCGATCGCACTCGTGGGGGCCCTGTCAGCGGTGGGCGCGGCCAAGGCCGTCGTCTCCCTCGACGATCTGCGCCATCCGGAGCTGCGCGCGCCCTCGGCCGCGGCGGCCACGCTCGGCGGCGCCGAAGGCGGAGCGGCCCAACTGACCAAGGACCGCGACGGCCACTTCTGGGCTCAAGGCAATGTCGACGGCAAGGCCGTTCGTTTCCTGGTCGACACCGGCGCCACCGCCGTCTCGCTCAGCATGGCCGACGCCCAGCGTCTGGGCATCGACACCAGCAAGCTGAACTACGACTACAACGTCATCACCGCCGACGGCCGCACCCGCGCCGCCTCGGTCAAGCTGGCCACGGTCGCCATCGCCGGCGCCAAGGTCCGCGACGTCGACGCCCTTGTCATCGAGAAGGGCCTTGAGAACTCGCTGCTGGGCATGAGCTATCTGGGCCGGCTGTCGCGCTTCGAAGCGACGCCGACCTCGCTGATCCTGCACCCGTAG
- a CDS encoding DUF1289 domain-containing protein, whose translation MSTDAPIGTPARPPRPIVTPCVKVCAVDGTSGYCLGCRRTLPEIAGWARLSDEERAAIMAALPDRPDPMIALMAATAARS comes from the coding sequence ATGAGCACCGACGCCCCGATAGGTACGCCAGCCCGGCCGCCCCGCCCGATCGTCACGCCCTGCGTCAAGGTCTGCGCGGTCGACGGGACCAGCGGCTATTGCCTAGGATGCCGCCGGACCCTGCCGGAAATCGCCGGCTGGGCGCGGCTCTCAGACGAGGAAAGGGCGGCCATCATGGCCGCCCTCCCCGATCGTCCGGATCCAATGATCGCCCTGATGGCGGCGACCGCGGCCCGCTCCTAG